From the genome of Sulfitobacter sp. DSM 110093, one region includes:
- the ubiB gene encoding 2-polyprenylphenol 6-hydroxylase → MRGPHNIWRLIRTGATLERAGAMNVVLDAFDASPPLRFVARALGLPFKWLGYKGDPTMPPATRALTALGPAYIKFGQVLSTRPDVVGDDLAVQLRVLQDKLPPFDTALARRAVEQELGEPVNAIFSEFSEPVAAASIAQVHHARLAETGEEVAVKVLRPGIEKAFRKDIDAFYLAARMAEIFSPGSRRLRPIEVIEHFDGVVRGELDLRLESSAASEFAANTKDDPGFQLPEIKWNHSGRRVMTLGWADGLPLGDNAALDAAGHDRVALSERVLQLFLQHALRDGYFHADMHQGNLKVAANGDIIAYDFGIMGHIDSYTRRVYAEILYGFIRRDYMRVAKVHFEAGYVPADKDVDEFARALRAVGEPIFGMDATRISMARLLTYLFEVTERFGMETRTELILLQRTMVVVEGVARSLNPHINIWEVASPIVTDYITKSLGPRAMLSDLRDTAMVMARFGPRLPGLVEQALNRQTEEQPERRPRFWRYIAATALMSGIAGATTVALIGALL, encoded by the coding sequence ATGCGCGGTCCGCACAACATCTGGCGGTTGATCCGCACGGGCGCGACGCTGGAACGCGCGGGCGCAATGAATGTGGTGCTGGATGCTTTCGATGCCTCCCCGCCGCTGCGTTTCGTGGCCCGCGCGCTTGGTCTGCCGTTCAAATGGCTGGGCTACAAAGGCGACCCGACCATGCCGCCCGCCACCCGCGCGCTCACGGCGCTTGGCCCGGCCTACATCAAATTTGGACAGGTGCTGTCGACCCGGCCTGACGTGGTTGGCGATGATCTGGCTGTGCAACTGCGTGTCTTGCAAGACAAGCTGCCACCTTTTGACACGGCGCTTGCCCGTAGGGCGGTTGAGCAGGAGTTGGGTGAGCCGGTCAACGCCATTTTCTCTGAGTTCAGCGAACCCGTCGCTGCGGCCTCTATCGCGCAGGTCCACCATGCACGACTGGCCGAGACCGGCGAAGAGGTCGCCGTCAAAGTCCTGCGCCCCGGAATCGAAAAAGCCTTCCGCAAGGACATCGACGCCTTTTACCTAGCCGCACGCATGGCTGAAATCTTCTCTCCCGGTTCGCGGCGATTGCGGCCCATTGAGGTGATCGAGCATTTCGACGGCGTGGTGCGTGGTGAGTTGGACCTGCGGCTGGAAAGCTCTGCCGCGTCTGAGTTTGCGGCCAACACCAAGGACGATCCCGGTTTCCAACTGCCTGAGATCAAGTGGAACCACTCTGGCCGCCGCGTGATGACCCTAGGCTGGGCCGATGGTCTGCCGCTGGGCGACAACGCCGCGCTGGATGCGGCGGGGCACGACCGTGTGGCGCTGTCGGAACGGGTACTGCAACTCTTTTTGCAACACGCCCTGCGCGATGGTTATTTCCACGCCGACATGCACCAAGGCAACCTCAAGGTCGCGGCCAACGGCGATATCATCGCCTATGACTTCGGCATCATGGGCCATATCGACAGCTATACCCGTCGGGTGTACGCGGAAATTCTCTATGGTTTCATCCGCCGTGACTATATGCGCGTGGCCAAAGTGCATTTCGAGGCGGGTTACGTGCCCGCTGACAAGGATGTAGATGAATTCGCCCGCGCCCTGCGCGCGGTGGGCGAGCCGATTTTCGGCATGGACGCCACCCGCATCTCCATGGCTCGGTTGCTGACGTATCTCTTTGAAGTGACTGAGCGTTTCGGCATGGAAACCCGGACCGAGCTGATCTTGCTGCAACGCACGATGGTCGTGGTTGAGGGCGTCGCCCGCTCGCTCAACCCGCATATCAACATCTGGGAAGTCGCAAGCCCGATTGTAACGGATTATATAACCAAATCGCTCGGCCCGCGGGCGATGCTTTCGGATCTGCGCGACACCGCCATGGTCATGGCCCGCTTTGGCCCGCGCCTGCCGGGGTTGGTCGAACAGGCGCTGAACCGTCAAACCGAGGAGCAGCCAGAGCGCCGCCCGCGGTTCTGGCGCTACATCGCGGCGACTGCGCTGATGTCCGGCATTGCCGGGGCCACCACAGTCGCCCTAATCGGCGCGCTGCTTTAG
- a CDS encoding acetyl-CoA C-acyltransferase family protein: MSNDIVILGGARTAIGTFGGSLAATPPSTLGSIVARAAMARAGVDPAQIGHVMFGNVINTEPRDMYLSRVAARDAGVPDEVPAMNVNRLCGSGVQALVSATQSLMLGDADFALAGGAESMSRAPYILPDARWGQKMGDVRSLDMLLGTLNCPFGTGHMGVTAENVADEHTITREEMDTFALQSQERAAAAIEAGHFKDQIVPVEVKVKRDMVPFDTDEHPKATTAEALAGLRPVFQKDGRVTAGNASGINDGAAALVLARAEAAEAAGLKPRARILGYAHAGVRPEVMGIGPIPAVQNLLKRTGLKASDFDVIESNEAFASQALAVSKELGFDPAKVNPNGGAIALGHPVGATGAIITVKALYELERIGGKRALITMCIGGGQGIAMAIERIA, from the coding sequence ATGTCAAACGATATCGTCATCTTGGGCGGCGCACGCACCGCCATCGGTACTTTCGGCGGCAGCCTTGCCGCCACCCCTCCCAGCACGCTGGGCAGCATCGTGGCCCGCGCAGCGATGGCGCGTGCAGGCGTTGACCCGGCACAGATCGGCCATGTGATGTTCGGCAACGTCATCAACACCGAGCCGCGCGACATGTACCTCAGCCGCGTCGCCGCGCGCGATGCGGGCGTGCCTGATGAAGTGCCTGCGATGAACGTGAACCGCCTGTGCGGTTCGGGCGTACAAGCGCTGGTTTCGGCCACCCAAAGCCTGATGCTGGGCGATGCGGATTTCGCCCTTGCTGGCGGGGCTGAAAGCATGTCGCGCGCGCCTTACATTCTGCCCGATGCCCGCTGGGGCCAGAAAATGGGCGATGTTCGCAGCCTCGACATGCTTTTGGGCACGCTGAACTGCCCCTTCGGCACCGGCCATATGGGGGTCACGGCCGAGAATGTGGCGGATGAACATACCATCACCCGCGAGGAAATGGACACCTTTGCCCTGCAAAGCCAAGAGCGCGCAGCGGCGGCCATCGAGGCGGGGCATTTCAAGGATCAGATCGTGCCGGTTGAGGTAAAGGTGAAGCGCGACATGGTGCCGTTCGACACCGATGAACACCCCAAGGCGACCACCGCCGAAGCACTGGCCGGGCTGCGTCCGGTGTTCCAGAAAGATGGACGTGTCACAGCGGGCAACGCCAGCGGCATCAATGACGGTGCGGCCGCACTGGTGCTGGCCCGCGCCGAAGCGGCTGAGGCCGCTGGGTTGAAACCTCGTGCGCGCATTCTGGGCTATGCCCATGCGGGTGTCCGGCCCGAGGTGATGGGCATCGGCCCAATCCCTGCTGTGCAGAACCTGCTGAAACGCACCGGGTTGAAGGCCAGCGATTTCGACGTGATCGAAAGCAACGAAGCCTTCGCCAGCCAAGCACTGGCCGTGAGCAAGGAGTTGGGATTCGACCCGGCAAAAGTGAACCCCAACGGCGGGGCCATCGCCCTTGGCCACCCGGTCGGCGCGACCGGGGCGATCATCACCGTGAAGGCGCTTTATGAGCTGGAGCGGATCGGCGGCAAGCGCGCGTTGATCACCATGTGCATCGGCGGCGGGCAAGGCATCGCCATGGCGATTGAACGTATCGCCTAA
- a CDS encoding glycine C-acetyltransferase → MTKAFLEHITDTLAEIDAEGMMKRERLITTPQGGEIEVGTREVINLCANNYLGLADHPDLIATAKEAMDEKGFGMASVRFICGTQDIHRELEQKLASFLGHDDSILFAACFDANGGLFEPLLGPEDAVISDALNHASIIDGIRLCKAKRYRYANSDMADLEAKLRQAREEGARFIMIATDGVFSMDGYLANLPEIVALAEKYEALVMVDDCHSTGFMGPKGAGTPAHHGVKVDIVTGTLGKALGGAIGGYIAGPQAVIDLLRQRARPYLFSNSLPSSIVMAGMRALELVEQGDDLRAQLFENTAYWRAGLERLGFDLLPGEHPIVPVMLGEAQLAQDMAARLFEEGVYVSGFFFPVVPRGQARIRTQMNAALTRAQLDRALKAFEVAGKACGVIE, encoded by the coding sequence ATGACCAAAGCATTTCTGGAGCACATCACCGACACTCTGGCCGAGATCGACGCCGAGGGCATGATGAAGCGCGAACGTCTTATTACCACGCCCCAGGGCGGGGAGATTGAAGTTGGCACCCGCGAGGTCATCAACCTTTGCGCCAACAACTACCTTGGGCTGGCTGACCATCCCGATCTAATCGCCACCGCCAAAGAGGCGATGGACGAGAAGGGATTCGGCATGGCCTCGGTCCGCTTTATCTGCGGCACGCAGGACATCCACCGCGAGTTAGAGCAGAAGCTGGCGAGCTTTCTCGGCCATGACGATTCGATCCTCTTCGCCGCCTGTTTCGACGCCAACGGCGGGCTGTTCGAGCCGCTGCTGGGGCCGGAGGATGCGGTGATCTCGGACGCGCTGAACCATGCGTCGATCATCGACGGCATCCGCCTGTGTAAGGCCAAGCGCTACCGCTATGCCAACAGCGACATGGCAGATCTGGAAGCCAAGCTGAGACAGGCCCGCGAAGAGGGCGCTCGCTTCATCATGATCGCGACGGACGGGGTCTTCTCCATGGACGGCTATCTGGCGAACCTGCCCGAGATTGTGGCGCTGGCCGAGAAATACGAGGCGCTGGTGATGGTCGATGACTGCCATTCCACCGGCTTCATGGGGCCGAAAGGTGCAGGCACGCCCGCGCATCACGGGGTCAAGGTCGACATCGTGACCGGCACGCTGGGCAAGGCGCTTGGCGGGGCGATTGGCGGCTATATCGCCGGGCCGCAGGCGGTGATCGACCTCTTGCGCCAGCGCGCGCGGCCTTATCTGTTTTCCAACTCGCTGCCCTCGTCGATTGTCATGGCAGGGATGCGGGCGCTGGAACTGGTGGAGCAAGGCGATGATCTACGCGCGCAGTTGTTCGAAAACACAGCTTACTGGCGTGCGGGGCTGGAAAGGCTTGGCTTTGACCTGCTGCCCGGCGAGCATCCCATCGTGCCGGTCATGCTGGGCGAAGCGCAGCTGGCGCAGGACATGGCTGCGCGGCTTTTCGAGGAGGGCGTCTATGTCTCCGGCTTCTTCTTCCCGGTGGTGCCGCGCGGTCAGGCGCGCATCCGCACGCAGATGAACGCGGCACTGACCCGCGCGCAACTCGACCGCGCGTTGAAGGCATTCGAAGTCGCGGGCAAAGCCTGTGGGGTGATCGAATGA
- a CDS encoding helix-turn-helix domain-containing protein: MTENNDKILTQLPARLKEARQGQGLSLDAVAKLSGVSRSMVSQIERGESSPTIATLWNLTRALQVDFAGLLDGAPTEAQIEVLRSAAVPTINNLGSGCRIRILSPPEEAGHHEVYELLIAEGGVLDSAPHTRGAREHLSVFEGAVEVTSGAGTEQLQAGDTARYAADVPHAIRATAGQVRAFLVVQDA, encoded by the coding sequence ATGACGGAAAATAATGACAAGATCCTGACGCAACTGCCGGCCCGCCTGAAAGAAGCGCGGCAGGGGCAGGGGCTATCGCTTGATGCCGTGGCCAAGCTATCGGGCGTGTCGCGGTCCATGGTGAGCCAGATTGAGCGCGGGGAATCGAGCCCGACCATTGCGACGCTGTGGAACCTGACGCGTGCGTTGCAGGTTGATTTTGCGGGTCTTTTGGATGGTGCCCCCACCGAAGCGCAGATCGAAGTGCTGCGCAGCGCCGCGGTGCCGACGATCAACAACCTTGGCTCCGGCTGTCGCATCCGCATCCTATCCCCGCCCGAAGAGGCCGGGCATCACGAGGTGTATGAGCTGCTCATCGCCGAGGGGGGCGTATTGGACAGCGCCCCGCATACCCGTGGTGCACGAGAGCATCTGAGCGTCTTTGAAGGGGCTGTCGAGGTCACCAGCGGCGCGGGGACCGAGCAATTGCAGGCCGGAGACACCGCCCGTTATGCCGCCGATGTGCCCCACGCCATCCGCGCCACGGCGGGACAGGTGCGGGCCTTCTTGGTCGTGCAGGACGCCTGA
- the tdh gene encoding L-threonine 3-dehydrogenase — protein MTTNEMKALSKLHPREGLWMTHAPVPEIGPDDVLIKINKTGICGTDIHIWNWDDWAAQTVPVPMITGHEFAGEIVELGRNVEGLEIGQRCSGEGHLIGKQSRQSRAGKFHLDPATRGIGVNEQGAFAQYLKLPAFNVVPLPDEIPDDIGAILDPLGNAVHTALSFDLVGEDVLITGAGPIGIMAAAVARHVGARHVVITDVNPARLALAEKVADVVTVNVAEENLAEVIPRLKMKQGFDVGLEMSGNQQALDQMVEAMTMGGRIAMLGIPPGKSPVDWSRIVFKAITIKGVYGREIFETWYKMIAMLENGLDVSQIITHRFGVDDFEKGFAAMKSGQSGKVVLDWT, from the coding sequence ATGACCACCAATGAGATGAAAGCGCTGAGCAAGCTGCACCCCCGCGAGGGGCTGTGGATGACCCACGCCCCGGTGCCTGAAATCGGCCCAGACGACGTGCTGATCAAGATCAACAAAACCGGCATCTGTGGCACCGATATCCACATCTGGAACTGGGATGATTGGGCCGCACAAACCGTGCCGGTCCCGATGATCACCGGGCATGAGTTCGCGGGCGAGATCGTGGAATTGGGCCGCAATGTCGAAGGGCTGGAGATTGGTCAGCGCTGCTCGGGCGAGGGGCATCTGATCGGCAAACAGTCACGTCAAAGCCGCGCGGGGAAGTTCCACCTTGATCCGGCGACGCGGGGCATTGGGGTGAATGAGCAGGGGGCTTTTGCGCAATACCTTAAGCTGCCTGCGTTTAATGTGGTGCCGCTGCCGGATGAGATTCCCGATGATATCGGCGCGATCCTCGATCCTTTGGGCAACGCTGTGCATACGGCGCTGAGCTTTGATCTGGTGGGCGAAGATGTGCTGATCACCGGCGCAGGCCCCATCGGCATCATGGCCGCCGCCGTCGCGCGGCATGTGGGCGCGCGGCATGTGGTGATCACTGATGTGAACCCTGCGCGGCTAGCACTTGCGGAGAAAGTCGCCGATGTGGTGACGGTTAATGTCGCCGAAGAGAATTTGGCGGAGGTGATTCCCCGATTGAAAATGAAGCAGGGCTTTGACGTCGGTTTAGAGATGTCCGGCAACCAACAGGCGCTCGATCAGATGGTCGAGGCCATGACCATGGGCGGGCGTATCGCCATGTTGGGCATCCCTCCGGGCAAGTCGCCGGTGGATTGGAGCCGGATCGTCTTCAAAGCCATCACCATTAAGGGCGTCTATGGCCGCGAGATTTTCGAGACGTGGTACAAGATGATCGCCATGCTGGAAAACGGGCTCGACGTCTCGCAGATCATCACCCATCGCTTCGGCGTAGATGATTTCGAGAAGGGCTTCGCCGCGATGAAGTCCGGCCAGTCGGGCAAAGT